The following is a genomic window from Bosea sp. RAC05.
TGACCCAGGATCTCTCCGGCCGCGTCTGCCTCGTCGCGGGCGCCTCGCGCGGGCTCGGGCGCGGCATCGCCCGGGCGCTGGGGGAAGCCGGCGCGACCGTCGTCGTCACCGGCCGCTCCAGCGAGGCGGGGCCGCGCACCGACCACCGCCCCGAGACCTTCGAGGACACGGCGCGTGAGGTCGAGGCCGCCGGTGGCAAGGGCCACCCCTATCGCTGCGACCACACCCAGGAACGCGAGGTCGACCAGCTCGTCTCCTGGTGCCTGCGCCGCTTCGGGCGGCTGGACGGGGTCGTCGACGCCGTCTGGGGCGGCAATGAGGGCTATGACGGCGAGCGCTATCCGGACGGCTCCGCCTTCGGGGCGCCGTTCTGGCGAAGGCCCGTGGCGCGGCTGGGCCAGAGCTTCGAGAGCGGTGTTTATGCACAACTGCTGCTGGCGCGCGCGGTCGCACCCGCCATGGTGCAGGCGCGCAAGGGCCTGATCGTCACCGTGGGCTTCGACACGTCAGGCGGCTATCTCGGCGACGTCGTCTACGATCTCGCCCAGGCCGCGATGAACCGGCTGACCCTGGCGATGGCGGAGGAGCTGAAACCCTTCGGCGTCACCGCGCTCGGCCTCTCGCCGGGGCGCGTCGCGACCGAGCGCGTCCGCGATGCCGGGCTGGCGACGGAAGCGTTCGAAACGCCGGCCTATGCCGGCCGTGCGGTCGCGGCCCTGCTCGCCGATCCGGCTGTCGCGCGCCATGCCGGGCAGGTGCTCAGCGTCGCGGATCTCGCGCACGCGCATGGCTTCACCGACCGGGACGGTAGCCGGCCGGAACGCTTCGTGCCGCAGGCCTGACCCGCCCGTTATCGGTTTGACACGGCCTGCGGGTTGGAGTTCCTGCGCCACTCGACGTCGCCTCCCGACCAACCCGGACGGTCCCGCCATGCTGATGATCAATGCCATCTGCCCGGAGCACGGCGACCGTCTCGTGCGGCGGGTCCTGCCGGACGAGGAGGCGATTCCCCAGGGCGCGGTCTGGGTCGATCTGCTGAACCCCACCACGGCCGAAGACAGGAAGATCGAGACCTATCTCGGCATCTCGATCCCGACGCGGGAGGAAATGCACGATCTCGAGCCCTCCGAGATCATCTATACGGAGAACGGCGCGCATTACATGACCGCGCGCATCATCTGCCAGTCCGAAACCGACGTTCCCAAACTCGCCGACGTCACCTTCATTCTCACCGAGTCGGCGCTGATCACGGTGCGCTATGACGAGCCGGGCGCCTTCACCATCTTCCTCAACCGCGCCAACAAGCCCGGCGGCTGCGGTCTGGAGCCCGCCGCGGTGATCGAGGGGCTGATCGAGGCGATCGTCGACCGCGCCGCCGAGGTTCTGCGCGGCGTCGGAGA
Proteins encoded in this region:
- a CDS encoding SDR family NAD(P)-dependent oxidoreductase codes for the protein MTQDLSGRVCLVAGASRGLGRGIARALGEAGATVVVTGRSSEAGPRTDHRPETFEDTAREVEAAGGKGHPYRCDHTQEREVDQLVSWCLRRFGRLDGVVDAVWGGNEGYDGERYPDGSAFGAPFWRRPVARLGQSFESGVYAQLLLARAVAPAMVQARKGLIVTVGFDTSGGYLGDVVYDLAQAAMNRLTLAMAEELKPFGVTALGLSPGRVATERVRDAGLATEAFETPAYAGRAVAALLADPAVARHAGQVLSVADLAHAHGFTDRDGSRPERFVPQA